A window of Pseudomonas guangdongensis contains these coding sequences:
- a CDS encoding VF530 family protein, with product MSDTPNNPLHGVTLEALLTALVAHYGWDGLAQRIDIRCFKSDPSIKSSLTFLRRTPWAREKVETLYLRLPRDKR from the coding sequence ATGAGCGATACCCCGAACAACCCGCTGCACGGCGTCACCCTCGAAGCCCTGCTCACCGCGCTGGTCGCCCACTACGGCTGGGATGGTCTGGCCCAGCGCATCGACATCCGCTGCTTCAAGAGCGACCCGAGCATCAAGTCGAGCCTGACCTTCCTGCGCCGCACCCCCTGGGCGCGGGAGAAGGTCGAGACGCTGTACCTGCGCCTGCCGCGCGACAAGCGCTGA